In a genomic window of Anoxybacter fermentans:
- a CDS encoding GNAT family N-acetyltransferase: MKEKLAFEIVNAKEKDRQWLIKYVSENWGSSKIVSRGKVHQVEELPALIAKTLDGEYVGLLCYRIDSDECEVVVLESLKENCGVGTALMERVQSIAKEARCKRVWLITTNDNLHALKFYQKRGYSLVAVYRNAVEEARRFKPQIPLIGNDGIPVRDEIELEMIL, translated from the coding sequence ATGAAAGAAAAACTGGCCTTTGAAATCGTGAATGCGAAAGAAAAAGATCGCCAGTGGCTTATAAAATATGTATCTGAAAATTGGGGTTCATCAAAGATTGTTAGCCGGGGGAAAGTCCATCAGGTGGAAGAACTGCCTGCTCTTATAGCAAAAACCCTGGATGGTGAGTATGTTGGACTTTTATGTTATCGAATCGATAGTGATGAGTGTGAAGTAGTGGTATTGGAGAGTTTAAAAGAAAATTGCGGGGTTGGAACAGCTCTAATGGAGCGGGTTCAATCTATCGCAAAAGAGGCTCGTTGCAAGCGGGTCTGGTTGATTACTACCAATGATAATCTTCATGCTCTGAAGTTTTATCAAAAGCGGGGCTACAGCCTTGTGGCAGTATACCGTAATGCAGTAGAAGAAGCCCGACGGTTCAAACCCCAAATTCCTTTGATTGGCAATGATGGTATTCCCGTGCGCGATGAGATTGAGTTAGAGATGATACTTTGA
- the gatB gene encoding Asp-tRNA(Asn)/Glu-tRNA(Gln) amidotransferase subunit GatB: MPEGFEIIIGLEVHAQLATKSKIFCGCSTEFGAEPNVHTCPVCLGMPGVLPVLNKKAVEYAVKAGLALNCEIASFSKFDRKNYFYPDLPKAYQISQYDLPLCKNGYIDVEDDNGETFRVRINRIHLEEDAGKLVHGTGANITESDAALVDLNRAGVPLIEIVTEPDIHSPAQARAYLITLKSILKYLGVSDCNMEEGSLRVDANVSIRPVGSKEFGTKTELKNMNSFKALERALEYEVERQAEVIKSGGKVVQETRTWDEKAGKTVSMRSKEEAHDYRYFPEPDLVPIKLDREWIEEIRASIGELPKEKKQRFIEQYGLPEYDAGVLTQDKALADFFEDAAKEYHDPKAVSNWVMGDFLRLVKEENIDYGDLKITGSQLAEMLKLIDKGTISSKIAKTVFEEMFKTGKNPKTIVEEKGLIQISDESVLEGIVQKVLDANPQAIADYKAGKDRAIKFLMGQVMKETRGKANPQLVNKILMEKLNA; this comes from the coding sequence ATGCCTGAAGGTTTTGAAATAATCATCGGACTTGAGGTTCATGCCCAACTGGCAACAAAGTCCAAGATCTTTTGCGGATGCAGTACTGAATTTGGTGCAGAACCAAATGTGCATACCTGTCCGGTTTGTCTGGGAATGCCGGGTGTTTTACCTGTTTTGAATAAAAAAGCGGTAGAATATGCTGTTAAAGCTGGCCTTGCTTTGAACTGTGAAATTGCTTCTTTTAGTAAATTTGATCGTAAGAACTATTTCTATCCAGATTTGCCTAAGGCCTATCAGATCTCCCAATATGATCTACCTCTCTGCAAAAACGGTTATATAGATGTAGAAGATGATAATGGGGAGACTTTCCGGGTACGGATTAACAGGATTCATCTAGAAGAAGATGCAGGAAAACTGGTACACGGTACTGGAGCAAATATAACTGAATCTGACGCAGCACTGGTGGATTTAAATCGTGCTGGGGTACCGCTGATTGAGATTGTAACTGAGCCTGATATCCACAGTCCTGCCCAGGCAAGGGCTTATTTGATTACTCTCAAGTCCATTCTTAAATATCTGGGTGTATCTGATTGTAATATGGAAGAAGGTTCTTTAAGGGTTGATGCCAATGTTTCCATTAGACCTGTAGGTTCTAAAGAGTTTGGAACCAAAACTGAATTAAAGAATATGAACTCTTTTAAAGCATTGGAACGGGCTTTAGAGTATGAAGTTGAGCGACAGGCGGAAGTTATTAAGAGCGGTGGTAAGGTGGTTCAGGAGACCCGGACATGGGATGAGAAAGCCGGTAAAACTGTCTCTATGCGGAGTAAAGAAGAAGCTCATGATTATAGGTATTTTCCTGAACCTGACCTTGTGCCCATTAAACTGGATAGAGAATGGATTGAGGAGATTCGTGCATCCATTGGTGAACTGCCTAAAGAGAAAAAACAGCGATTTATTGAGCAATATGGTTTGCCTGAATATGATGCGGGTGTTCTGACTCAGGATAAGGCATTGGCCGACTTTTTTGAAGATGCTGCTAAAGAATATCATGATCCAAAAGCCGTATCAAATTGGGTCATGGGTGATTTCTTACGTCTGGTTAAGGAAGAGAATATTGATTATGGTGATTTGAAAATAACAGGTAGCCAGTTAGCAGAGATGTTGAAATTGATAGATAAAGGAACCATCTCCTCAAAGATTGCTAAAACTGTCTTTGAAGAGATGTTCAAGACAGGTAAGAATCCGAAGACTATTGTTGAGGAGAAAGGTTTAATCCAGATCAGTGATGAGAGTGTACTGGAAGGTATTGTACAAAAAGTTCTAGATGCCAATCCGCAGGCAATTGCTGATTATAAAGCCGGTAAAGATCGGGCCATCAAATTCCTCATGGGTCAGGTAATGAAAGAGACCCGGGGTAAGGCTAACCCACAATTGGTTAATAAGATACTCATGGAAAAATTGAATGCTTAA
- a CDS encoding radical SAM protein: MRVIREDLFFDYLYNKLVKSVKLRIGQGCSGECSFCNIREKEGEEVIYPPADKIKKGLLELWESGVRHLDFMDDTFLLNGDEMGNILRNLMERGVGFTFSIVSPVKTLIRNQKYLTPFKQLGLRRITLRVENSNEDVLSRYNIKATRADKQYAIQILQALRFQIHLHYILFEPLTTLEHLRNDFNFLEKYNLLGLVPFTDILTSYLDLDKDTPISREYGNRQLIKPSSNSLLPYQIFQKEVEEIFYWLLYFEKEFGKRFEDIYNKLLQFRIDLAKEKPNWALTHQGQELMYIILKLRMLPYELFKELLNSNNDQIAEGEMRRKCEIKLSEVEENYRCYRKCYNL; this comes from the coding sequence ATGAGAGTTATAAGGGAAGATTTGTTTTTTGATTATCTTTATAACAAGTTAGTAAAAAGTGTAAAATTACGAATCGGTCAAGGGTGTAGTGGTGAATGTTCTTTTTGCAATATCCGTGAAAAAGAAGGAGAAGAAGTAATTTATCCTCCGGCAGATAAAATTAAAAAAGGATTACTTGAGCTGTGGGAGAGTGGGGTTAGACACCTTGATTTTATGGATGATACGTTCCTGTTAAATGGCGATGAAATGGGGAATATTTTAAGAAACTTGATGGAGAGGGGAGTCGGTTTTACTTTTTCTATTGTCAGTCCGGTAAAAACTCTCATTCGTAATCAAAAATATCTAACCCCCTTTAAACAATTGGGATTACGACGGATAACTTTGCGGGTGGAAAATTCCAATGAGGATGTTTTAAGTCGTTATAACATTAAAGCAACCAGGGCCGATAAGCAGTATGCGATTCAAATATTGCAGGCATTGCGGTTTCAGATTCACCTTCATTATATTCTTTTTGAACCTTTGACTACCCTTGAGCATTTGAGAAATGATTTTAATTTTCTCGAAAAATATAACCTATTGGGCCTTGTTCCTTTTACCGATATTCTTACTAGCTATCTGGATCTTGACAAAGATACTCCTATCAGTCGGGAATATGGGAATCGTCAGTTGATTAAACCATCTTCCAATTCACTGCTGCCGTATCAGATTTTTCAAAAGGAAGTAGAAGAGATATTTTACTGGCTTTTGTATTTTGAAAAGGAGTTTGGGAAGAGGTTTGAAGATATTTATAACAAGCTTTTACAGTTCAGAATAGATCTGGCAAAAGAAAAACCTAACTGGGCTTTGACGCATCAAGGCCAGGAACTGATGTATATTATATTGAAACTGAGAATGCTGCCATATGAGCTTTTTAAAGAGTTGTTAAACAGCAATAATGATCAGATTGCAGAAGGTGAAATGAGAAGAAAATGTGAAATAAAGCTTTCGGAGGTTGAGGAAAACTATAGGTGTTATCGAAAATGTTATAATTTATAG
- a CDS encoding ISL3 family transposase: MNYFNYWEDEQRRQIQSISMDMWRPFKAVADTAFTHAKIVIDKFHLVTLMNKALDEVRKQVQQTLNNHQRRKFFQIRLLLQKRAEELTDEEHEKLIELFELSPALEKAWELKEEFRDLLQLDDVKEATRALKRWYKEVIKSKLIPFYQVKKIIQRWEEKILNYFKTKITNGFAEGINNKIKLIKRIGYGVPNVMNLRRRVFNSMLSY; encoded by the coding sequence ATTAACTACTTTAATTATTGGGAAGATGAACAAAGACGGCAAATTCAATCGATTTCTATGGATATGTGGCGTCCGTTTAAAGCAGTAGCAGATACAGCATTTACTCATGCAAAAATTGTTATAGATAAATTTCACCTTGTAACTTTAATGAACAAAGCCCTTGACGAAGTTAGAAAACAAGTTCAACAAACACTAAATAATCATCAGAGAAGAAAGTTTTTTCAAATTCGTTTATTACTCCAAAAACGAGCTGAGGAACTGACAGACGAAGAACATGAAAAGCTCATCGAATTATTTGAACTCAGTCCAGCTCTAGAAAAGGCCTGGGAATTAAAAGAGGAATTCAGAGACTTATTGCAGCTAGATGATGTAAAAGAAGCCACCAGAGCTCTAAAAAGGTGGTATAAAGAAGTAATAAAAAGCAAGCTGATACCTTTTTACCAGGTAAAAAAGATAATACAAAGATGGGAAGAAAAAATACTAAATTATTTTAAGACTAAGATAACCAATGGCTTTGCTGAGGGTATCAATAACAAGATTAAATTGATCAAAAGGATCGGATATGGTGTTCCAAATGTTATGAATCTAAGGAGAAGAGTATTTAATTCAATGTTAAGTTATTAA
- a CDS encoding transposase family protein: MQDNNIIKFLDLPDIIATEIISTEDRYIFIAEAKKNHIVCPQCGNITNKIHDTKWQNIRDIPIRGKLVIIRLLKKRYRCPYCHKRGIPEKYESIDKYARNTKRFDKCLAKETVSKDYSKVARENGLSYTAVNNAVKKVIDPLIEQQLSKLSQLKAISIDEFAVLKRHKYGVSITDPINRELIDIYLPAKRMI; this comes from the coding sequence ATGCAAGATAATAATATCATAAAATTTCTTGATTTGCCAGACATTATTGCAACTGAAATTATTTCAACGGAGGACAGATATATTTTTATCGCTGAAGCAAAGAAAAATCACATTGTGTGTCCTCAGTGTGGTAATATCACTAATAAAATCCATGATACAAAATGGCAAAATATTAGAGACATCCCCATAAGAGGTAAACTAGTAATCATTAGACTTCTAAAGAAAAGATATCGTTGTCCTTATTGTCATAAAAGGGGCATCCCTGAAAAATATGAAAGTATTGATAAATATGCCCGTAATACCAAACGCTTTGATAAATGTCTTGCTAAAGAAACTGTCAGCAAGGATTATTCTAAAGTTGCTAGAGAAAACGGGTTAAGTTATACAGCTGTTAATAATGCAGTTAAAAAAGTAATTGACCCTCTCATTGAACAACAACTTTCAAAACTTAGTCAATTAAAAGCCATCAGTATCGATGAATTTGCAGTTTTAAAACGCCATAAATATGGAGTTAGCATTACAGATCCAATTAATCGGGAGTTAATTGACATTTACCTACCCGCAAAAAGGATGATTTAA